The sequence GGTTGTTTTTGAATGTAACGGAATTTCGGACTTAATTTTTTCAACCAGCCTATTGCTATCGCCTTCAATAAAAACAACATCTAAATCTGGATGTTCTCTTTGCACTCTGATTTTTAATGCTGAAAGCTTTTCTGGGTTTTCTTCACACAGTATATATTTGTCAAATTTGATGGGTATATCCATGGCAATTAGGGTCGAAGATTTTAAGATTTTCCTACTCCCTTTAATTAAGGAATATCCAGCTCCCGCAAATAAGTCAATATATATCAATTTATCCCACTTATATCTCATGCCACGTGTGAAAATGTCGGCGTAACAACCAATTAATTTATACTTTTGTTCAGACCAGCTTCTCACTTCAGGAGTAAGTATTCGGACCTCGGCATTCCAGAATAATGTTTTACAGCCCTTATCTTTGCTGCTGTAATCATGGTATTGGCTATAAATGAAGTTCTTTGTAATTCGGGGCTAATCTGCTAATTGATGTAATCATGTATTTTTCTTCTTCCAATATGGAGGCAACAGATTAATAAGTTCATGAGCTGGGCAATCATGAAGGCGGTCATAGATATCTTTAAGATAAATATAAGGATCGATGTCGTTAAGTTTACAAGACTCGATCAGGGAGTAAAAAAGTGCTACTCTCTCTGCTCCATGTTCATTTCCGGCAAACAGGCTATTATTGCGGAAGGTAGTAACGGGTCTGATGGCCCTCTCGACGCCATTGTTGTCGGCATCGACGTATCCAAGGGTCGTAAATGCTTTTAGTTTGTGCCATTGCCCCAGGGCATAATTAACTGCTTTAATTATTGGTGTACCTGGCAGATGATCTATCTGCTGTTGTTCCAGCAACCAGATATGTATTTTATCGAGAAAAGGAACGCTATATTTCTGACGCAATGCCAATCGCTGGTCATCGGTCATCTTTTTTCTTTCGGCAAAGGCTTCTATCCTGTAAATGATGTTGAACAATGTCAATGCTTCTGCCGCTAGCTTTTTATCATATTTCTCTGCTTTCTTAAAACCGCGGCGGATATGGGACAGGCATGTCATTAGGTCCACCTCCTCATTATCTTTAAAAGCTGCTACATAGCTACCCAGGCCATCCGCCTGAAGCGTGCCCTTAAAATCTTTTAATATCTGCTGTGGAACCTTATGTCCGCGGGATGGGTTAAATTCAAACAATACTAATTTTTGTTCTTCAGATAAAAATACCCATAGCCAACCCCTGGATGGTTTGCCTTCTCCAATATCATTGAGGTAATCTAATCTTGTCTCATCGACCTTCAGATACCGGGCCTGCACAATTACTTTTTTCATACATCTCAACAGCCTTAGCAGTTTCTTAAAGGCCACCTCTTCCCAACCATTTACCGTTGATGCTGCGAAGCTGATGCCAGTAGTGCTTTTTATATACCGTAACTGACGTGTATATGGATCCCCATATCCAAACCGGCGGCTGTGTAAGTGTGCCAGCAGGCTGTTTCCTACTGTTCCTTTTTCTACCAGACGAGGGGCTACTGGTTGGCAGACAAACTTTTTATCTTCTGTACGATATTGAAGCCGCTCCTGTTGTACTTTAATAATTTTACCCGGCTTGTATTCGTAATAGGTCGTCACTTTTTTGCCCATAGGGATCAGGCCTGTCTTGTCTCCTTCGACGTCAATTGTTTCTGTCACTACTTCTATACAAGATGGTTGTACTCTTCTACCTTTATGAGCGAGATGTTTTTTCTTTTTGCGGTTGCCTTTCCGGATCTGGTCATCCACTTGTTGAATATCGCCTTTTGTGGAGGCTACTCTTATAATCTCTTCCAGTTCGGTCAGATCAAAATCAGGTCCTAAGGTTTGTTGTATGGCCGCATCTACTTTTTCACGTTCAGGTATAAATTTCTCACTCTTTTTACCCTGTAGCATTTCACATAACTCCTGTAACTGCCAGCTCTTCTTTTCTCCCTGAGCAACCTGCTCTTTTAAGAGCGCATTTTCACTTTCCAATGCTTCGATCCTGCTTTGCAATTCAATGACCTGATGTTCTCTATCAAGCATAATCTCATGTGCCTGATTCAGATAACGGTTTAATTTATCACATGCTCCATTCTTTGCTTCCAGCTGGTTATTCAGGTCATATATAATCTTACCAAACGTTATTCTCTCTCTGGTCAGAGATTCCAACAACTCCCCATTGGTCTCCGTTAGCGTGGAGATTTGTTTTAATGCATCTGTTATAGAAGTGAGTAATTCAGGGCG is a genomic window of Chitinophaga sp. LS1 containing:
- the tnpC gene encoding IS66 family transposase; amino-acid sequence: MRPELLTSITDALKQISTLTETNGELLESLTRERITFGKIIYDLNNQLEAKNGACDKLNRYLNQAHEIMLDREHQVIELQSRIEALESENALLKEQVAQGEKKSWQLQELCEMLQGKKSEKFIPEREKVDAAIQQTLGPDFDLTELEEIIRVASTKGDIQQVDDQIRKGNRKKKKHLAHKGRRVQPSCIEVVTETIDVEGDKTGLIPMGKKVTTYYEYKPGKIIKVQQERLQYRTEDKKFVCQPVAPRLVEKGTVGNSLLAHLHSRRFGYGDPYTRQLRYIKSTTGISFAASTVNGWEEVAFKKLLRLLRCMKKVIVQARYLKVDETRLDYLNDIGEGKPSRGWLWVFLSEEQKLVLFEFNPSRGHKVPQQILKDFKGTLQADGLGSYVAAFKDNEEVDLMTCLSHIRRGFKKAEKYDKKLAAEALTLFNIIYRIEAFAERKKMTDDQRLALRQKYSVPFLDKIHIWLLEQQQIDHLPGTPIIKAVNYALGQWHKLKAFTTLGYVDADNNGVERAIRPVTTFRNNSLFAGNEHGAERVALFYSLIESCKLNDIDPYIYLKDIYDRLHDCPAHELINLLPPYWKKKNT